Proteins from a single region of Phycisphaeraceae bacterium D3-23:
- a CDS encoding MotA/TolQ/ExbB proton channel family protein, protein MDLGVLFGFIGTWLLIIATLLMGGSITTYIDVPSAVLVFGASITILFFAMPAKYVKGLVGVTKKAFFYKPTQIDKLIEDMVSFAEIARRDGILSLENAVKDIDDPFIVQGIQMAVDGTDPELIEQVMLNDLDNLAERHESGKFIFDTMGKYAPAIGMIGTLIGLVAMLADLSDPAAIGAGLAVALLTTLYGAIVSNAVAGPIADRLSKRSAEEVMYKTIIVKGVMAIQSGDNPRVVEQKLRTFLPPSERAQEEEAA, encoded by the coding sequence ATCGCGACCCTGCTCATGGGCGGCAGCATCACGACGTACATCGATGTGCCCTCGGCGGTGCTCGTGTTCGGCGCGTCGATCACGATCCTCTTCTTCGCCATGCCCGCGAAGTATGTCAAGGGTCTCGTCGGCGTCACGAAGAAGGCGTTCTTCTACAAGCCGACACAGATCGACAAGCTCATCGAAGACATGGTCTCGTTCGCCGAGATCGCCCGGCGTGACGGCATCCTCTCGTTGGAAAACGCGGTCAAAGACATCGACGATCCATTCATCGTGCAGGGCATCCAGATGGCGGTCGACGGCACGGACCCGGAGTTGATCGAGCAGGTGATGCTCAACGACCTGGACAACCTGGCCGAGCGCCACGAGTCGGGCAAGTTTATCTTCGACACGATGGGCAAGTACGCCCCGGCGATCGGCATGATCGGCACGCTGATCGGCTTGGTCGCGATGCTCGCCGACCTGTCTGACCCCGCCGCGATCGGCGCGGGCCTCGCGGTCGCGCTGCTGACGACGCTCTACGGCGCGATCGTCTCGAACGCCGTCGCCGGCCCGATCGCCGACCGATTGTCGAAACGCTCGGCCGAGGAGGTCATGTACAAGACCATCATCGTCAAGGGCGTCATGGCGATCCAGTCGGGCGACAACCCCCGCGTCGTTGAGCAGAAGCTGCGCACCTTCCTCCCGCCGTCCGAACGCGCCCAGGAAGAAGAGGCGGCGTAA
- a CDS encoding OmpA family protein, with amino-acid sequence MPKKTCKCKEGSPEWMTTFADMVTLLLCFFVLIVSFSEIKKDEQFQAVVEHIQQAFGMHGGGGRLPTDDDPALSLIERLESIRMHQQRVPNKSNVKDPGQVGRESRVTTVREGTQYAIGGGVQFEPDSAELTPEAMDGLISLIENNNLAGAKNKIHITGHAGAMELMQPTGEQGDLMDLSYRRAQAVYRYMTGPDIPAEYQLDAERFRVSGSAASEPINARTYTSGEARVNRRVEVIVTEDVVEDFQDGPPPGAVVP; translated from the coding sequence ATGCCCAAGAAGACCTGCAAATGTAAAGAGGGCTCGCCCGAGTGGATGACTACGTTCGCGGACATGGTCACGCTGCTGCTGTGCTTCTTCGTGCTGATCGTGTCGTTCTCCGAGATCAAGAAGGATGAGCAGTTCCAGGCCGTGGTCGAGCACATCCAGCAGGCGTTTGGCATGCACGGCGGCGGCGGGCGACTCCCCACGGACGATGACCCCGCACTGTCACTGATCGAGCGGCTCGAATCGATCCGAATGCACCAGCAGCGCGTGCCCAACAAATCGAACGTCAAAGACCCGGGCCAGGTCGGCCGCGAGTCGCGCGTCACGACCGTGCGCGAGGGCACGCAGTACGCGATCGGCGGCGGCGTGCAGTTCGAGCCCGACTCGGCCGAGCTCACCCCCGAGGCGATGGACGGGCTCATCAGTCTGATCGAGAACAACAACCTCGCCGGCGCGAAGAACAAGATCCACATCACGGGCCACGCCGGCGCGATGGAGCTCATGCAGCCCACGGGCGAGCAGGGCGACCTCATGGACCTGAGCTACCGACGGGCTCAGGCGGTCTATCGCTACATGACCGGCCCCGACATCCCCGCGGAGTACCAACTAGACGCCGAGCGATTCCGCGTCTCGGGCAGCGCCGCGAGCGAGCCCATCAATGCCCGCACGTACACCTCGGGCGAGGCCCGCGTCAACCGGCGTGTCGAGGTCATCGTGACCGAGGACGTCGTCGAAGACTTCCAGGACGGCCCGCCGCCGGGCGCGGTGGTCCCTTGA
- the fliN gene encoding flagellar motor switch protein FliN, protein MSDESNAVDDVVAEALAEAQSQVSDLQGEVDAVTGLDARMQTGIDMLGDVDLQVTVELGRTEMLVEDVLRLGNGSVVELDKLAGDPVDVFVNGRLVARGEVLVLNDNFCIRISEIVAGVEDALPADAEVAIAPASSSGEG, encoded by the coding sequence ATGAGCGATGAATCGAACGCAGTAGACGACGTGGTAGCCGAGGCCTTGGCCGAGGCGCAGTCGCAGGTGTCCGACTTGCAGGGCGAGGTCGACGCAGTCACCGGGCTTGACGCCCGGATGCAGACCGGCATCGACATGCTCGGCGATGTGGACCTGCAGGTTACCGTCGAGCTGGGCCGGACCGAGATGCTTGTCGAAGATGTCTTGCGACTGGGCAACGGCAGTGTCGTCGAGCTCGACAAGCTCGCGGGTGACCCGGTCGACGTGTTTGTCAACGGCCGACTCGTCGCTCGCGGCGAGGTGCTGGTCCTGAACGACAACTTCTGTATCCGCATCAGCGAGATCGTCGCGGGTGTGGAAGACGCGCTACCCGCAGACGCGGAGGTGGCGATTGCTCCGGCGTCGTCGTCGGGCGAGGGCTGA
- a CDS encoding flagellar biosynthetic protein FliO yields the protein MSNPFCVSWFRVVLAGAVVVCGAWSGTAAAQDDVADRIAAQRDRAAEQARPPADSVDTSARTNDAGGEASPASGVESDVDPGVTPAADNAELSDIPPTVHPEELLPLGPTGAAEGDGAGGQQDAMGSGWVMNTLGALGVVIALIFLVRWVAKRWGVGGGVRVSASPIVEVLSRTTVAPRNHVVLLRVGSRILVVNDGTSGMRTLATIEDPDEVAGLLQSVQAAGESSMSNSFGKVMSKLSGQWSSAEDAAELGGDDTEVVVDRARGALTGLRDRLNLSADSRGGGGA from the coding sequence ATGAGTAACCCATTTTGCGTGTCGTGGTTTCGCGTCGTGTTGGCGGGCGCTGTCGTTGTGTGTGGGGCGTGGTCTGGTACGGCCGCGGCGCAGGACGACGTAGCCGATCGCATCGCCGCGCAGCGCGACCGCGCTGCCGAACAGGCCAGGCCGCCTGCCGATTCAGTCGATACTTCAGCCCGGACAAACGACGCTGGCGGCGAAGCGTCGCCGGCCAGCGGTGTCGAATCAGACGTCGATCCGGGTGTGACACCGGCCGCCGACAATGCGGAGCTCTCAGATATCCCGCCGACGGTCCACCCCGAGGAGCTGTTGCCGCTGGGCCCGACCGGCGCAGCCGAGGGCGACGGTGCGGGTGGGCAGCAGGATGCGATGGGATCGGGCTGGGTGATGAACACGCTCGGTGCGTTGGGCGTGGTGATCGCACTGATCTTTTTGGTGCGTTGGGTCGCTAAGCGTTGGGGCGTGGGCGGCGGTGTGCGTGTGTCGGCGAGCCCGATCGTCGAGGTGCTCAGCCGAACAACCGTCGCGCCGCGGAACCATGTCGTGCTGCTGCGCGTCGGCTCGCGCATCCTCGTGGTAAATGACGGCACGTCTGGCATGCGGACGCTGGCGACGATCGAAGACCCCGACGAGGTCGCGGGGCTGCTGCAGTCCGTACAGGCCGCGGGCGAGTCGAGCATGAGTAACAGCTTTGGCAAGGTGATGTCGAAGCTGTCGGGCCAGTGGTCCTCAGCCGAGGACGCGGCGGAACTCGGCGGCGACGACACCGAGGTCGTCGTAGACCGCGCCCGCGGAGCGCTCACGGGGCTGCGCGACCGGCTCAATCTGTCCGCCGACTCACGGGGCGGGGGTGGCGCATGA
- the fliP gene encoding flagellar type III secretion system pore protein FliP (The bacterial flagellar biogenesis protein FliP forms a type III secretion system (T3SS)-type pore required for flagellar assembly.): MAIVAALFCIMPTSAAAQGANATGVSVDDSATTQESDAPDTVDPAAAFQEALNQTRGQAGVDLDNPISIGLHAAGAFSGMMGPTQGTTNDDVLFAPAAPPGVGAGVPGAGAAGEERGLSATLSILLLLTVLTMVPAILVMCTSFTRIIVVLALLRQALGTQQLPPSQVITGLALFLTLLVMAPTLNELNTHVITPLNAGEIDETQAWENAKRPLRHFMFQQIDRSGNWGSVYTIMEWREPGITTEKADLKREDVDMLTLIPAFMISELKVAFLMGFRLYLPFLVIDMVVSSVLISMGMLMLPPVMISLPFKLLLFVLVDGWNLLVANLLTSFDMSPMPAPT; this comes from the coding sequence GTGGCAATCGTGGCCGCGCTGTTTTGCATCATGCCGACATCGGCGGCCGCGCAGGGTGCGAACGCGACGGGTGTCTCCGTCGATGACTCCGCTACGACTCAGGAATCTGACGCCCCCGACACGGTCGATCCCGCAGCCGCGTTCCAGGAAGCGCTCAACCAGACGCGGGGCCAGGCCGGCGTCGACCTCGACAACCCGATCTCGATCGGGCTCCACGCGGCCGGGGCGTTCTCCGGCATGATGGGCCCGACGCAGGGCACCACCAACGACGATGTACTCTTCGCCCCCGCCGCACCGCCCGGGGTGGGTGCTGGTGTACCCGGCGCCGGCGCGGCAGGGGAAGAACGGGGCCTCAGCGCGACGCTCTCGATCCTGCTGCTGCTGACTGTGCTCACGATGGTCCCCGCGATCCTGGTGATGTGTACGAGCTTCACGCGCATCATCGTCGTCCTCGCTCTCCTTCGCCAGGCGCTGGGCACGCAGCAGCTCCCGCCCTCGCAGGTCATCACCGGCCTCGCGCTGTTCCTCACGCTTTTGGTCATGGCCCCGACACTCAACGAACTCAACACGCACGTCATCACGCCGCTCAACGCCGGCGAGATCGACGAGACCCAGGCGTGGGAAAACGCGAAGCGCCCGCTAAGGCATTTCATGTTCCAGCAGATCGACCGCTCGGGGAACTGGGGCTCGGTCTACACGATTATGGAGTGGCGCGAGCCGGGCATCACCACCGAGAAGGCCGACCTCAAACGCGAAGATGTCGACATGCTCACGCTGATCCCGGCGTTCATGATCAGCGAGCTAAAAGTCGCGTTTCTCATGGGTTTTCGGCTGTATCTGCCGTTCCTGGTGATCGACATGGTGGTGAGCAGCGTGCTGATCTCCATGGGGATGCTGATGCTCCCGCCGGTGATGATCTCGCTGCCGTTTAAGTTGTTGCTGTTCGTCCTCGTCGATGGGTGGAACCTGCTTGTGGCGAACTTGCTGACGAGTTTCGATATGTCGCCGATGCCCGCGCCGACGTAG
- a CDS encoding flagellar biosynthetic protein FliQ, with the protein MMMDNAIDVTREMLMLMLALSAPILGAALVIGLAISVLQAVTQIQEQTLTFVPKIVGMALVTVFTLPWLVSRTLEFSAKMFGPWIAG; encoded by the coding sequence ATGATGATGGACAACGCGATCGATGTGACCCGGGAGATGCTGATGCTGATGCTGGCGCTGAGCGCGCCGATCTTGGGCGCGGCGTTGGTCATCGGCTTGGCGATCAGCGTGCTCCAGGCCGTGACGCAGATCCAGGAACAGACGCTGACGTTTGTCCCCAAGATCGTGGGCATGGCTTTGGTGACGGTGTTCACGCTGCCTTGGCTCGTGAGCCGGACGCTCGAGTTCAGCGCGAAGATGTTCGGCCCGTGGATCGCGGGTTAG
- a CDS encoding flagellar biosynthetic protein FliR, producing the protein MPVDLTPLLPYVPVWLMILFRLTGIFVFAPVLGSSAIPRLIKVFLALGLSFAIWPMLWRDPVVAENLSVAMGSLNMWSLGLLVGFELMIGYLIGYAATLPLVGMQLGGHMIDQQMGLAVGAIFNPESGTESAAMGQLLFMLALALFVMAGGLEVMLTTLAQSFRTVPPGGMTHHAQIAQFVVGLVTVMFELAIKVAAPVLCLMFLTSAGMGFIMRTVPQMNILSVGFSIRILASVALMAVTIGALSGAYEDSATQTFHRLMRFFAINPPSFRSGP; encoded by the coding sequence TTGCCTGTCGACCTGACACCGCTGCTGCCTTACGTGCCCGTCTGGCTGATGATCCTCTTCCGCCTGACGGGGATCTTCGTGTTTGCGCCGGTGCTGGGCAGCTCGGCGATCCCCCGGCTGATCAAGGTGTTTCTCGCGCTCGGGCTGTCGTTTGCGATCTGGCCGATGCTGTGGCGCGACCCGGTGGTGGCGGAGAATCTAAGCGTCGCGATGGGCTCGCTGAACATGTGGTCGCTCGGGCTGCTCGTCGGGTTCGAGTTGATGATCGGCTACCTGATCGGATACGCCGCGACCCTGCCGCTGGTGGGGATGCAGCTGGGCGGGCACATGATCGATCAGCAGATGGGGCTCGCGGTCGGCGCGATCTTCAACCCCGAGTCGGGGACCGAGTCGGCGGCGATGGGCCAGCTGCTGTTCATGCTCGCGCTCGCGCTGTTCGTGATGGCGGGCGGGCTCGAGGTGATGCTGACAACACTCGCGCAGTCCTTCCGTACCGTGCCGCCCGGCGGGATGACGCATCACGCGCAGATCGCGCAGTTCGTCGTCGGGCTCGTGACCGTGATGTTCGAGCTCGCGATCAAGGTCGCCGCGCCGGTGCTCTGCCTGATGTTCCTGACCAGCGCGGGGATGGGTTTCATCATGCGGACGGTCCCGCAGATGAACATCCTCAGCGTCGGGTTCTCGATCCGCATCCTCGCGAGTGTCGCGCTCATGGCCGTGACCATCGGTGCGCTGTCCGGGGCCTACGAAGACAGCGCGACACAAACCTTCCACCGGCTGATGCGGTTCTTCGCGATCAACCCGCCCTCGTTCCGCAGCGGGCCTTGA
- the flhB gene encoding flagellar biosynthesis protein FlhB, with the protein MAETSGQEKTEAPTPRRLRQSRDEGNVARSTDLTAACMLLASILLLYFLGGRVLEGVAASLKTMLLSTHSANPTRADDLQGTLGYLTNILTLTVVPLLLATAVIGLLSSAGQVGLMLTGKPIMPQFSRINPLSGVKRLFDARAGMRLVMSLAKVGIIAGVATAIIMLDIETIAALPAMDVSDAFFASAHMVFMLSLKLAALLIILALADFAFQKWQHTRDQRMTKQEVRQDMKDMDGDPMMKQRRARVARQLAMQRMAQQVPTADVILTNPTHLSIALKYDPETMRAPRVVAKGADFMAMRIRQIAAAHDIPLVERKPLARALYPAVEVGDEVPEKHYAAVAEILAYVYRLSGKLAG; encoded by the coding sequence GTGGCTGAGACATCGGGCCAGGAAAAAACCGAAGCCCCTACGCCGCGCCGGCTCCGGCAGTCACGCGACGAGGGCAACGTCGCGCGCAGCACGGACCTCACCGCCGCGTGCATGCTCCTCGCGTCGATCCTCCTGCTTTATTTCCTCGGCGGGCGGGTGCTCGAAGGCGTCGCCGCATCGCTCAAGACCATGCTTCTCTCGACACATTCTGCCAATCCGACCCGGGCCGACGACCTGCAGGGCACGCTCGGCTACCTCACGAACATTCTGACGCTCACGGTCGTCCCGTTACTGCTCGCGACTGCGGTGATCGGGCTGCTTTCCTCGGCCGGCCAGGTCGGCCTGATGCTGACGGGCAAGCCGATCATGCCGCAGTTCAGCCGGATCAACCCGCTGTCGGGCGTGAAGCGCCTGTTCGACGCCCGCGCCGGGATGCGGCTGGTGATGAGCCTTGCCAAAGTGGGCATCATCGCCGGGGTCGCCACCGCGATCATCATGCTCGACATCGAGACCATCGCCGCGCTCCCGGCGATGGATGTCTCCGACGCCTTCTTCGCCTCGGCGCACATGGTATTCATGCTCTCGCTCAAGCTCGCCGCGCTTTTGATCATCCTCGCGCTAGCCGACTTCGCGTTCCAGAAGTGGCAGCACACCCGCGACCAGCGTATGACCAAGCAGGAGGTCCGCCAGGACATGAAGGATATGGACGGCGACCCGATGATGAAGCAGCGCCGCGCCCGCGTCGCGCGGCAGCTCGCGATGCAGCGCATGGCCCAGCAGGTGCCGACCGCCGACGTCATCCTCACCAACCCGACGCACCTGTCGATCGCGCTGAAGTACGACCCCGAGACGATGCGGGCCCCACGCGTTGTCGCCAAGGGTGCGGACTTCATGGCTATGCGCATCCGCCAGATCGCCGCCGCCCACGACATCCCGCTCGTCGAACGTAAGCCCCTGGCCCGCGCGCTCTACCCGGCCGTCGAGGTCGGCGACGAGGTCCCCGAGAAACACTACGCCGCCGTCGCGGAAATCCTTGCTTATGTGTACCGCCTCAGCGGGAAACTTGCTGGCTAA
- the flhA gene encoding flagellar biosynthesis protein FlhA → MANRSNITIPNWVHRVNANRALMVPIGLVSLLGVIIVPLPPIVIDLLLTANLALAALILLTTIFVESPLDFSVFPSLLLFTTMFRLVLNIATTRMILTADAATPGEATAVAGKLIQSFAEFVAGSQPIVGVILFIILIIIQFVVITKGATRISEVAARFMLDGMPGKQMAVDADLNAGLINEQQARQRRETIQHEADFHGAMDGASKFVRGDAVAGIIITLVNIVGGLAIGMFMKGWSFGDAMMTFTKLTIGDGLVSQVPAFLIAMAAGLIVTRSSSRSDLNTELTQQLTGKSAAMGITSGFLVALAFTPLPTVPMIAMALVAAGLAYNTSRKKKQAAQQVERKQKQAEHTQEPEPIEQAMQVDALELEVGYGLVKLVDTTQGGDLLEWITKTRRQLAVELGVVMPPVRIHDNMQLQPNDYYLKIRGNTVATGQVYPGQYLAMDGGLASPGSADQLQGRHTVEPAFGYKAVWIDPGQKQRAETLNYMVVAPSLVLTTHLSEVVKSHADEMLSREETNNLITQMREKAPKLSDEVLGKPAATDPPLVRAGELQKVLQNLLRERVPIRDLETVVETLGDWATRTKDLDVLTEYVRNALRRTICGLYVVDEPTDPLAGSEGGPMTSKLYCVSLDPALEDQINGYIERSAEGTSMAMPPQVANKITSGIIGEANRLIQNGRHPVVLASPQVRAQVRKLIEPHLPSAAVLGYNEISKGVVVESLGMVQLDAPDAAPAMQNPATNSTPRAAPTPAADPASSQPVGAI, encoded by the coding sequence ATGGCTAACCGCTCCAACATCACGATCCCCAACTGGGTGCACCGCGTCAACGCGAACCGTGCGCTCATGGTGCCGATTGGGCTGGTGAGTCTGCTCGGCGTCATCATCGTCCCGCTGCCGCCGATCGTCATCGACCTGCTGCTCACGGCGAACTTGGCGCTCGCGGCGTTGATCCTGCTGACAACGATCTTTGTCGAGAGCCCGCTGGACTTCTCGGTGTTCCCGTCGCTGTTGTTGTTTACGACGATGTTCCGGCTGGTGCTGAACATCGCGACGACGCGCATGATCCTCACCGCCGACGCCGCAACGCCCGGGGAGGCGACGGCCGTGGCGGGCAAGCTGATCCAGTCGTTTGCCGAGTTTGTCGCGGGGTCGCAGCCGATCGTCGGCGTCATCCTGTTCATCATCCTGATCATCATCCAGTTCGTGGTGATCACGAAGGGCGCGACGCGGATCAGCGAGGTCGCCGCGCGGTTTATGCTTGATGGCATGCCGGGCAAGCAGATGGCGGTCGACGCGGACCTCAATGCCGGGCTGATCAACGAGCAGCAGGCGCGCCAGCGCCGCGAGACGATCCAGCACGAGGCGGACTTCCACGGCGCGATGGACGGTGCGTCGAAGTTTGTGCGCGGCGACGCGGTCGCGGGCATCATCATCACGCTCGTCAACATCGTCGGCGGGCTCGCCATCGGCATGTTCATGAAGGGCTGGTCGTTCGGCGACGCGATGATGACGTTCACGAAGCTGACGATTGGTGACGGGCTGGTCTCGCAGGTGCCCGCGTTCCTGATCGCGATGGCGGCGGGCTTGATCGTGACGCGGTCGTCGAGCCGCAGCGACCTCAACACCGAGCTGACGCAGCAGCTCACGGGCAAATCCGCGGCGATGGGGATCACGTCGGGGTTCCTCGTCGCCCTTGCGTTTACGCCGCTGCCGACGGTCCCGATGATCGCGATGGCGCTCGTCGCGGCGGGGCTGGCGTACAACACGTCGCGCAAGAAGAAGCAGGCCGCCCAGCAGGTCGAACGCAAGCAGAAGCAGGCCGAGCACACGCAAGAGCCCGAGCCGATCGAGCAGGCGATGCAGGTCGATGCGCTCGAACTGGAGGTCGGTTACGGCCTGGTGAAACTCGTCGATACGACGCAGGGCGGCGACCTCTTGGAGTGGATCACGAAGACCCGCCGACAGCTCGCGGTCGAGCTCGGCGTCGTGATGCCGCCCGTGCGGATCCACGACAACATGCAGCTCCAGCCCAACGATTACTACCTCAAGATCCGCGGCAACACCGTCGCGACCGGGCAGGTATACCCCGGCCAATACCTCGCGATGGACGGCGGGCTCGCCTCGCCGGGCAGTGCGGACCAGTTGCAGGGTCGGCACACCGTCGAGCCGGCGTTTGGGTACAAGGCCGTGTGGATCGACCCGGGTCAGAAGCAGCGGGCCGAGACGCTGAACTACATGGTGGTCGCGCCGTCGCTGGTACTGACGACGCACCTGTCGGAGGTGGTGAAGTCTCATGCGGATGAGATGTTGTCGCGCGAAGAGACGAACAACCTGATCACGCAGATGCGCGAGAAGGCGCCCAAGCTCAGCGACGAGGTGCTCGGAAAGCCCGCCGCGACAGACCCGCCGCTCGTGCGCGCGGGTGAGCTGCAGAAGGTCTTGCAGAACCTGCTGCGCGAGCGCGTGCCGATCCGCGACCTCGAGACGGTCGTCGAGACGCTGGGCGACTGGGCGACGCGGACCAAGGACCTCGATGTGCTCACCGAGTATGTGCGCAACGCGCTTCGCCGCACGATCTGCGGGCTGTATGTGGTCGATGAGCCGACCGACCCGCTCGCGGGCAGCGAGGGCGGGCCGATGACGAGCAAGCTGTATTGCGTGTCGCTCGACCCCGCGCTCGAAGATCAGATCAACGGCTACATCGAGCGGTCGGCCGAGGGCACGAGCATGGCCATGCCGCCGCAGGTCGCGAACAAGATCACATCCGGCATTATTGGTGAGGCGAACCGACTGATCCAGAACGGCCGACACCCCGTCGTCCTCGCGTCGCCGCAGGTCCGGGCCCAGGTCCGCAAGCTTATCGAGCCGCACCTGCCCAGCGCCGCGGTGCTCGGCTACAACGAGATCAGCAAAGGCGTCGTCGTCGAGTCGCTGGGCATGGTCCAGTTGGACGCACCCGACGCCGCGCCGGCGATGCAAAACCCCGCAACAAACTCAACACCCCGCGCCGCGCCGACACCCGCGGCCGACCCTGCATCCTCTCAACCCGTGGGGGCGATCTAA
- the flhF gene encoding flagellar biosynthesis protein FlhF translates to MKTFTAQSMAEAMLLVQRTFGNHSVILHTRSYKRGGVLGFGAKAVVEITAADGRELGKRYRKEAERSPRAQALASRPTARRPGALPSTREPAPPPAQASAGDLIRRTYAAARADLGAGAAQTISPQQPAAPSADGYTPSAPPQLALAPAIAAPAAAAPPVVRVVPPPAENYRVADELAAVRQLVTKMMRQQQGPVAQADRESGDESRTTNPDLPDPLVAQYLKLLEQEVAEELADEIVRKVGRSLQDEQAEDEYACRQAVHDEIARRLPTDDSAGKLKPTDDGRPRIIALVGPTGVGKTTTIAKLAATFKLKQGKQVGLVTMDTFRIAAVEQLRTYAGIIGLPLKVANNKAELRDAIKSFEAKGMDAILIDTAGRSQRAGDKLDELAEILEAVRPHESHLVLSSTANQKVLLETVERFSCIAVDRLIFTKLDEAVSCGVLLNVARRVGKRVSYTTNGQEVPHQIEAGSSDRLASLVMGDESGDR, encoded by the coding sequence ATGAAAACATTCACCGCACAATCGATGGCCGAGGCGATGCTGCTCGTCCAGCGCACCTTCGGCAACCACAGCGTCATCCTGCACACGCGCAGCTACAAGCGTGGCGGTGTGCTCGGGTTCGGTGCCAAGGCCGTCGTCGAGATCACCGCCGCCGACGGGCGTGAGCTGGGCAAGCGCTACCGCAAGGAGGCCGAGCGGTCCCCCCGTGCCCAGGCCCTGGCCAGCCGACCCACGGCGCGTCGGCCCGGCGCGCTGCCCTCCACGCGCGAGCCGGCCCCGCCGCCCGCGCAGGCGTCGGCAGGCGACCTGATTCGTCGGACCTACGCCGCCGCCCGCGCCGACCTCGGTGCCGGCGCGGCCCAAACCATTTCGCCTCAACAACCAGCCGCCCCGTCAGCCGACGGCTACACACCAAGCGCGCCACCACAACTTGCACTCGCCCCGGCCATCGCGGCTCCGGCCGCCGCCGCGCCGCCGGTTGTCCGTGTCGTCCCGCCGCCTGCGGAGAACTACCGCGTCGCCGACGAACTCGCGGCCGTGCGTCAGCTCGTCACCAAGATGATGCGCCAGCAGCAGGGCCCCGTCGCACAAGCCGACCGCGAATCGGGCGACGAATCAAGGACGACGAACCCCGACCTGCCTGACCCGCTCGTCGCGCAGTACCTCAAGCTGCTCGAACAGGAAGTCGCCGAGGAGCTCGCCGACGAGATCGTCCGCAAGGTCGGCCGCTCGCTACAAGACGAACAGGCCGAGGACGAGTACGCCTGTCGGCAGGCCGTACACGACGAGATCGCGCGTCGCCTGCCGACCGACGACAGCGCAGGCAAGCTCAAGCCCACCGACGACGGCCGGCCACGCATCATCGCGCTCGTGGGCCCGACGGGTGTAGGTAAAACCACGACGATCGCCAAGCTCGCCGCGACCTTCAAGCTCAAGCAAGGCAAGCAGGTCGGCCTCGTGACGATGGATACTTTCCGAATCGCCGCGGTTGAGCAGCTCCGCACCTACGCGGGCATCATCGGGCTCCCGCTGAAAGTTGCGAACAACAAGGCCGAGCTGCGCGACGCGATCAAGTCGTTCGAGGCCAAGGGCATGGACGCTATCCTGATCGATACCGCCGGCCGATCCCAGCGGGCCGGCGATAAGCTCGACGAGCTCGCCGAGATCCTGGAGGCCGTCCGCCCGCACGAGTCGCATCTGGTGTTATCATCCACCGCAAATCAGAAGGTCTTGCTCGAGACCGTCGAACGTTTTTCGTGCATCGCGGTCGATCGGCTCATATTCACCAAGCTCGACGAGGCCGTGTCTTGTGGCGTGCTGCTCAACGTAGCCCGCCGCGTGGGGAAACGCGTGAGCTACACCACCAATGGTCAAGAAGTACCCCACCAGATCGAGGCCGGCTCCTCCGACCGGCTCGCATCCCTGGTGATGGGCGATGAAAGTGGGGACCGATGA